The Humulus lupulus chromosome 4, drHumLupu1.1, whole genome shotgun sequence genome has a window encoding:
- the LOC133830653 gene encoding uncharacterized protein LOC133830653 codes for MVKNEAGVRKIKPIKNLKSKRKMEHAQVLTLANDVNKLWYIWNLRVCIVLSLFLQFVLVVYASKRKRSKSNLFHLWFWSAYLLADWIAAYALGQIVQIRPGDDINDPNKSSELNLFWAQFLLLHLAGPDSITSLSPGDSGVWLSTLIRFLCQVVATIFSFVLLALAKKNKLWIPTILVFSVGLIRSYEKVKTLIKASFDRLGETLLPEPNPGPDYEDAVSTDRPRSRSVQVEERPIVHSEHDDLREVYDHEDIRLLCAAHSFFEDFKVLFTGSLLSLESRDRSRDNFLRRCHSDAFKLVEYELSLLHDLMHTKTAVLLNTLGYIRRFICFSSVLAATILFFLSDITRYTIFDVCLTGALLVETIFFDIISLIHLIFSEWCFIRSPRLRPLTQATILKRQRWSNAFFQYNIFRYCLDQRWSQQFYTLAGYLFNSTGFTETLREIWYSPLTEIPNHVKESIFEELKMKSSNANDLRAAKEACSQRGIWSLSQLLPETNLRWSIEEFEYLDSLLLWHIATELCYQNLDFDDSCKNEVRFCKFISNYMFYLLVAQPTMLSQEMGNLSIVLQDTQAEAKNFFTKHSISHHRQACNKLFSVRTPQRPAAVKGSQSKSLLFDGCILAKELQDLKELQWKVMSQLWIELMCFAAINCSPATHAQQPSRGGELLTFTWLLMNHLGLGTQFS; via the exons ATGGTAAAGA ATGAAGCTGGTGTAAGGAAG ATTAAACCAATCAAAAATCTAAAGAGCAAGAGAAAGATGGAACACGCACAAGTGCTAACCTTGGCCAACGATGTGAACAAGCTATGGTACATATGGAATCTTCGGGTTTGTATTGTGTTGAGCCTTTTCCTACAATTTGTTCTGGTTGTTTATGCTTCGAAGAGGAAACGAAGCAAGTCCAACTTGTTTCACCTGTGGTTCTGGTCAGCCTACTTGCTAGCAGACTGGATTGCCGCTTATGCTCTCGGCCAAATCGTCCAAATAAGACCAGGTGATGACATAAATGATCCCAACAAAAGTAGTGAACTCAATCTATTTTGGGCACAGTTTCTTCTGCTGCATCTTGCAGGCCCTGACAGCATTACTTCTTTGTCACCTGGGGATAGTGGAGTCTGGTTGTCGACACTTATACGATTCCTTTGTCAAGTTGTTGCCACCATCTTTAGCTTCGTTCTACTTGCACTAGCCAAGAAGAACAAGCTATGGATCCCTACAATCCTAGTGTTCTCCGTTGGACTTATCAGGTCTTATGAGAAGGTAAAGACTCTAATCAAAGCAAGCTTTGATCGTTTAGGAGAAACTCTCTTGCCAGAACCAAATCCCGGACCTGACTATGAAGATGCTGTGTCGACAGACAGACCAAGATCAAGGAGTGTCCAGGTTGAGGAAAGGCCAATTGTCCATTCCGAACATGATGATCTGAGAGAAGTTTATGATCATGAAGACATTAGATTACTCTGTGCTGCTCATTCTTTCTTTGAAGACTTTAAGGTACTCTTCACAGGCTCTCTTTTAAGCTTAGAAAGTCGAGACCGAAGCCGTGACAACTTTCTTCGACGTTGTCATTCAGACGCTTTTAAATTGGTCGAGTACGAACTCAGCCTCTTGCACGATCTTATGCACACCAAAACGGCTGTGTTGCTCAACACACTTGGATACATTCGTAGATTTATTTGTTTCTCTTCTGTTTTAGCGGCAACCATATTGTTTTTCCTTTCTGATATTACTAGATATACTATATTCGATGTCTGCCTCACTGGTGCCTTGCTCGTGGAAACCATTTTCTTTGATATCATATCTCTTATTCATCTCATCTTTTCTGAATGGTGCTTCATTAGAAGTCCGAGGCTGAGACCTCTAACTCAAGCAACTATTTTGAAAAGACAACGATGGTCTAACGCTTTCTTCCAGTATAACATTTTCCGGTACTGCCTTGATCAACGTTGGTCTCAACAATTCTATACGTTGGCTGGTTACTTATTTAACTCAACGGGATTCACTGAGACTCTGAGAGAAATCTGGTATTCACCATTAACGGAAATCCCCAATCACGTGAAAGAATCCATTTTCGAAGAGCTCAAGATGAAGTCTTCGAACGCAAATGATTTAAGAGCAGCCAAGGAAGCATGTTCACAAAGAGGCATTTGGTCGCTTTCACAGCTTTTGCCAGAAACCAATCTTAGATGGAGTATCGAAGAATTCGAATACTTGGATAGCCTTCTTCTCTGGCACATAGCTACCGAGCTGTGCTATCAAAATCTAGATTTCGACGACTCTTGCAAAAACGAAGTTCGGTTTTGCAAGTTCATCTCAAACTACATGTTTTATCTGCTAGTCGCGCAGCCAACAATGTTGTCCCAAGAAATGGGGAACTTATCCATAGTCCTCCAAGATACTCAAGCAGAGGCAAAGAACTTTTTTACAAAGCACTCAATTTCACATCATAGACAGGCGTGTAACAAGCTGTTTTCTGTAAGAACACCTCAGAGACCGGCTGCTGTGAAGGGATCGCAGAGCAAATCTCTGTTGTTCGATGGCTGCATTCTCGCCAAAGAGCTTCAAGATCTGAAGGAGCTGCAGTGGAAGGTGATGTCCCAGCTGTGGATAGAGTTGATGTGTTTTGCAGCCATTAATTGCAGCCCAGCCACTCATGCGCAGCAGCCTAGTAGAGGTGGAGAGCTTTtgactttcacttggttgctcaTGAATCATTTGGGTTTAGGAACCCAATTTTCCTAG